From the genome of Nocardia sp. NBC_01503, one region includes:
- a CDS encoding DUF2550 domain-containing protein gives MVVLIILVLLLVGLALASTYRLIMLRRGGTAALLRVLPVRGHGAGWRHGLIRYGEDTLVFYKLSSLKLGPDCTIRRQGIEVGTGRRKPEGDEFDIMNDEAIVEVTDENGSYELALDRGALAAFLSWVESRPSERIRRRR, from the coding sequence ATGGTGGTTCTGATCATTCTGGTGCTGTTGCTTGTCGGTTTGGCCCTGGCCTCCACATATCGCCTGATCATGCTGCGTCGGGGCGGAACCGCAGCGCTGTTGCGGGTGCTCCCGGTACGCGGTCACGGTGCGGGCTGGCGGCACGGTCTGATCCGCTATGGCGAGGACACCCTCGTCTTCTACAAACTCTCCAGTCTCAAGCTGGGTCCGGATTGCACGATTCGCCGTCAGGGGATCGAGGTCGGCACCGGCCGCCGCAAACCCGAGGGCGACGAGTTCGACATCATGAACGACGAGGCCATCGTCGAAGTCACCGATGAGAACGGCAGCTACGAGCTTGCGCTCGATCGCGGCGCCCTCGCGGCCTTCCTGTCCTGGGTGGAATCCCGCCCGTCGGAGCGCATTCGGCGGCGCCGGTGA
- the murA gene encoding UDP-N-acetylglucosamine 1-carboxyvinyltransferase translates to MSERFLVTGGSRLVGEVAVGGAKNSVLKLMAAALLAEGTTTITNCPDILDVPLMAEVLRGLGCDVTVDGGTVTIVTPPEPKYHADFPAVTQFRASVCVLGPLMARCKRAVVALPGGDAIGSRPLDMHQQGLRLLGATSEIEHGCLVARADQLQGARIRLDFPSVGATENILMAAVLAEGETVIDNAAREPEIVDLCNMLARMGARISGAGTSVLTIEGVDALSPTTHRVIGDRIVAATWGIAAAMTQGDVRVTGINPKHLSLVLDKLRSAGARISFEPDGFRVVQSDRPRAVNFSTLPFPGFPTDLQPMAIGLAAIADGTSMITENIFEARFRFVEEMIRLGADARTDGHHAVVRGIPRLSSAPVWSSDIRAGAGLVLAGLVADGVTEVHDVFHIDRGYPDFVENLRSLGAEIERVGTAE, encoded by the coding sequence GTGAGTGAACGGTTTCTGGTGACCGGGGGCAGCAGGCTCGTCGGTGAGGTCGCGGTGGGCGGCGCGAAGAACAGCGTCCTCAAGCTGATGGCCGCCGCGCTGCTGGCCGAGGGTACGACCACGATCACCAACTGCCCGGACATCCTCGATGTCCCGTTGATGGCTGAGGTGCTGCGCGGGCTCGGCTGTGATGTCACGGTCGACGGCGGGACGGTCACCATCGTGACCCCGCCGGAACCCAAGTACCACGCGGACTTTCCCGCGGTGACCCAGTTCCGCGCCTCGGTGTGCGTACTGGGTCCGCTGATGGCGCGCTGCAAGCGCGCGGTGGTCGCGCTGCCGGGTGGCGATGCCATCGGTTCGCGGCCCCTGGATATGCATCAGCAGGGGTTACGCCTCCTCGGCGCGACCAGCGAGATCGAGCACGGTTGCCTGGTGGCGCGCGCCGATCAGTTGCAGGGTGCGCGGATTCGGCTGGACTTCCCGTCCGTCGGCGCGACCGAGAACATCCTGATGGCGGCGGTGCTCGCCGAGGGGGAGACGGTCATCGACAATGCCGCGCGGGAACCGGAGATCGTCGATCTGTGCAACATGCTGGCGCGTATGGGTGCCCGCATCTCCGGTGCGGGCACCTCGGTATTGACGATCGAGGGCGTGGACGCGCTCTCGCCCACCACCCATCGTGTGATCGGTGATCGCATTGTCGCCGCCACCTGGGGTATCGCCGCCGCCATGACGCAGGGCGATGTGCGGGTGACGGGTATCAACCCCAAGCATCTGTCGCTGGTGCTGGACAAGCTGCGCTCCGCGGGTGCGCGAATCTCGTTCGAGCCGGACGGTTTCCGCGTCGTGCAGTCGGATCGTCCGCGCGCGGTGAACTTCTCGACGCTGCCGTTCCCGGGTTTCCCCACCGATCTGCAGCCGATGGCCATCGGCCTGGCCGCCATCGCGGACGGCACCTCGATGATCACCGAGAACATTTTCGAAGCGCGCTTCCGCTTCGTCGAAGAGATGATTCGCCTCGGTGCCGATGCGCGCACCGACGGACATCATGCTGTGGTGCGCGGGATTCCGCGTCTGTCGAGCGCGCCGGTGTGGTCGTCCGACATTCGCGCCGGCGCGGGTCTGGTGCTCGCGGGTCTGGTTGCCGACGGGGTGACCGAGGTGCACGATGTCTTCCACATCGACAGGGGCTACCCGGATTTCGTGGAGAACCTGCGCTCGCTCGGAGCCGAGATCGAGCGGGTCGGCACCGCCGAATGA
- a CDS encoding ATP/GTP-binding protein: MPRRKPRPKGSQARSQSDQRPLGDVFGRTEDGPGGDETYMVRTIPGTRATKYYRCPGCDHEIPPGVAHIVAWPAYGGEQDRRHWHTGCWKGRHTRGITRRWS; this comes from the coding sequence ATGCCCCGCCGGAAACCTCGCCCCAAGGGCTCTCAGGCGCGGTCCCAGTCGGATCAGCGCCCGCTCGGTGACGTCTTCGGCCGCACCGAGGACGGCCCCGGCGGCGACGAGACCTATATGGTCCGCACCATCCCGGGCACCCGGGCCACCAAGTACTACCGCTGCCCCGGCTGCGACCACGAAATCCCCCCCGGCGTAGCCCATATCGTCGCCTGGCCTGCCTACGGCGGCGAGCAGGACCGTCGCCACTGGCACACCGGCTGCTGGAAAGGCCGTCACACCCGCGGCATTACGCGCCGCTGGTCATAG
- a CDS encoding MspA family porin: protein MFGSDVKPWGGRLFGIAAAVMMACGVSAPGTATADTFIPLPGGVITRELADGTTVTIRIDGESAKINPSMGSTPVHRNVWTTGRGSVDLAGPSASTATIKISPGYVVGCQVDIGPFSESSNASEAPSGAGAQQLLQGASEVVGGGITLSAGQAVARLMLDLERPDDYGMESHKRYNKVPGPHASVSWVDETFSVDGCGGYAQARSFILAEVDTTTFIGNLALWGQPFSIG from the coding sequence ATGTTCGGCTCTGATGTAAAACCCTGGGGCGGAAGGCTTTTCGGGATAGCGGCGGCGGTGATGATGGCGTGCGGTGTCAGTGCGCCGGGCACGGCGACCGCGGACACGTTCATTCCTTTGCCGGGTGGGGTGATCACCCGGGAACTGGCGGACGGCACCACCGTCACCATTCGCATCGACGGGGAATCGGCCAAGATCAACCCGTCCATGGGGTCGACGCCGGTGCACCGCAATGTGTGGACCACCGGACGCGGCAGCGTGGACCTGGCCGGACCGAGCGCATCGACGGCGACCATCAAGATCTCGCCCGGCTATGTGGTCGGCTGCCAGGTGGATATCGGCCCGTTCTCGGAGAGCTCCAACGCCAGTGAAGCGCCGTCCGGCGCCGGCGCGCAGCAATTGCTACAGGGTGCGTCCGAGGTGGTGGGCGGCGGTATCACGCTCTCGGCCGGGCAGGCGGTCGCGCGTTTGATGCTCGATCTGGAGCGGCCCGACGACTACGGCATGGAATCGCATAAGCGCTACAACAAGGTTCCCGGTCCGCATGCCAGCGTCAGCTGGGTGGACGAGACCTTCTCGGTGGATGGTTGCGGTGGCTACGCGCAGGCGCGCTCATTCATCCTCGCCGAGGTCGACACAACCACCTTCATCGGAAATCTGGCGCTCTGGGGCCAGCCGTTCAGCATCGGCTGA
- a CDS encoding acetyl-CoA C-acetyltransferase has protein sequence MTTTVIVSGARTPMGKLLGSLKDFSGSDLGGIAIKAALEKGGVAPDQVDYVIMGQVLTAGAGQIPARQAAVAAGIPMDVPALTVNKVCLSGINAIALADQLIRAGEYEIVVAGGQESMTRAPHMLEKSREGFKYGDVTLRDHMAYDGLHDVFTDQAMGLLTEQQNDVEPITREQQDAFAAASHQRAAAAWKNGLFDDEVVPVAIPQRKGDPIQFGTDEGIRADTTVESLSKLRPAFRKDGTITAGSASPISDGAAAVVVMSKEKAQSLGLSWIAEIGAAGVVAGPDSTLQDQPANAIAKACAREGISPADLDLVEINEAFAAVGIASTRKLGIDPEKVNVNGGAIAIGHPLGMSGARIVLHLALELKRRGGGVGAAALCGGGGQGDALIIRVA, from the coding sequence GTGACCACCACCGTCATCGTTTCCGGCGCGCGCACCCCGATGGGGAAGCTGCTCGGTTCGCTGAAGGATTTCAGCGGCTCCGATCTCGGCGGTATCGCCATCAAGGCGGCGCTGGAGAAGGGTGGAGTCGCCCCGGACCAGGTCGATTACGTGATCATGGGACAGGTGCTCACCGCGGGCGCGGGCCAGATCCCGGCGCGGCAGGCCGCGGTGGCCGCGGGCATTCCGATGGATGTTCCGGCGCTCACCGTCAACAAGGTGTGCCTGTCCGGCATCAACGCTATCGCCTTGGCGGATCAGCTGATTCGCGCCGGCGAGTACGAGATCGTGGTGGCCGGCGGCCAGGAATCCATGACCCGGGCCCCGCATATGCTGGAGAAGAGCCGCGAGGGCTTCAAGTACGGCGATGTCACCCTGCGTGACCATATGGCCTACGACGGTCTGCACGACGTCTTCACCGATCAGGCGATGGGCCTGCTCACCGAGCAGCAGAACGATGTCGAGCCGATCACCCGCGAACAGCAGGACGCCTTCGCGGCCGCTTCGCATCAGCGCGCGGCCGCCGCGTGGAAGAACGGCCTCTTCGACGATGAGGTTGTGCCCGTTGCCATTCCGCAGCGCAAGGGCGATCCGATCCAGTTCGGCACCGATGAGGGCATTCGCGCCGACACCACCGTGGAGTCGCTGAGCAAGCTGCGCCCCGCCTTCCGCAAGGACGGCACCATCACCGCCGGTTCCGCCTCGCCCATCTCCGATGGCGCGGCTGCCGTAGTGGTCATGAGCAAGGAAAAGGCGCAGTCCCTCGGTCTTTCGTGGATCGCCGAGATCGGCGCGGCCGGTGTGGTCGCCGGTCCGGACTCCACCCTGCAGGATCAGCCTGCCAACGCCATTGCCAAAGCCTGTGCCCGCGAAGGTATTTCGCCCGCGGATCTGGACCTGGTCGAGATCAACGAAGCGTTCGCCGCGGTCGGCATCGCCTCCACCCGCAAGCTGGGCATCGATCCGGAGAAGGTGAATGTCAATGGCGGCGCGATCGCCATCGGCCACCCGCTCGGCATGTCCGGCGCCCGCATCGTGCTGCACCTGGCGCTGGAGCTGAAGCGCCGTGGCGGCGGTGTCGGCGCGGCCGCGCTCTGCGGTGGCGGCGGCCAGGGTGACGCCCTGATCATCCGCGTGGCGTAA
- a CDS encoding MspA family porin yields MAVAVGIGFFSPGAANADTIVPLPNGHIEGPGVKITSVGERAVISPSLASNGAGRTSWVSGNVIAEVETPDGTVGPNNGPLNYPGTNDSGTHGSSNLTVGYVVGCQVSLGSLSGNASVTISTSPAVSAGFSFPLSPGQVKWMAINNIELIKSGSYQIQYQDVPMEIQGCGGYAQARQFSVVEIIGVDYAKVTLYGQPFSIG; encoded by the coding sequence ATGGCGGTCGCGGTAGGCATCGGATTCTTCTCACCGGGCGCGGCGAACGCGGACACCATCGTCCCGCTGCCCAACGGGCATATCGAGGGTCCGGGCGTCAAAATCACGAGTGTCGGTGAGCGCGCGGTCATTTCGCCGTCGCTGGCGTCCAATGGCGCGGGCCGTACGTCGTGGGTGAGCGGCAATGTGATCGCCGAGGTGGAGACGCCGGACGGCACGGTCGGGCCGAACAATGGTCCGCTGAACTATCCGGGCACCAATGATTCCGGAACTCACGGCTCCTCCAATTTGACGGTCGGATATGTGGTGGGCTGCCAGGTTTCGCTGGGTTCGCTCAGCGGCAACGCGTCCGTCACGATCAGTACCTCGCCCGCGGTGTCGGCGGGATTCAGTTTTCCGCTGTCGCCGGGACAGGTGAAGTGGATGGCGATCAACAACATCGAGTTGATCAAGAGCGGTTCGTATCAGATCCAGTACCAAGACGTTCCGATGGAAATTCAGGGTTGCGGCGGATACGCGCAGGCCCGCCAGTTCTCGGTGGTGGAGATCATCGGCGTGGACTACGCCAAGGTCACCCTCTACGGCCAGCCGTTCAGCATCGGCTGA
- the nucS gene encoding endonuclease NucS, whose translation MRLVIARCQVDYVGRLTAHLPMARRLLMMKADGSVLVHSDGGSYKPLNWMSPPCWLEDREPESETAQQLWVVTNKAGEELRITVEEIEHDSKHELGIDPGLVKDGVEAHLQELLAEHIETLGAGYSLIRREYMTAIGPVDILCRDADGSTVAVEIKRRGEIDGVEQLTRYLELLNRDPLLAPVAGVFAAQQIKPQAKVLANDRGIRCLTLDYNALRGTDSDEFRLF comes from the coding sequence GTGCGCCTTGTGATTGCTCGTTGCCAGGTCGATTACGTCGGTCGTCTGACTGCCCACCTCCCGATGGCCCGTCGCCTGCTCATGATGAAGGCGGATGGTTCGGTATTGGTGCACTCCGACGGCGGTTCCTACAAACCGTTGAACTGGATGAGCCCGCCCTGCTGGCTGGAGGATCGGGAGCCGGAATCCGAGACGGCGCAACAGCTTTGGGTGGTCACCAATAAGGCCGGTGAGGAATTGCGGATCACCGTCGAGGAGATCGAGCACGATTCCAAGCATGAGCTGGGTATCGATCCGGGTCTGGTGAAGGACGGTGTCGAGGCGCATCTGCAGGAGTTGCTGGCCGAGCACATCGAAACCCTCGGCGCCGGTTATTCACTCATCCGCCGCGAGTACATGACCGCGATCGGCCCGGTGGATATCCTCTGTCGCGATGCCGATGGCTCGACTGTGGCGGTGGAGATCAAGCGCCGCGGCGAGATCGACGGTGTGGAGCAGTTGACCCGATACCTCGAGCTGCTGAACCGTGACCCCCTGTTGGCTCCGGTCGCGGGCGTCTTCGCCGCCCAGCAGATCAAGCCTCAGGCCAAGGTGCTCGCCAACGACCGTGGAATCCGCTGCCTGACACTGGACTACAACGCGCTACGCGGCACCGACAGCGACGAATTCCGGCTGTTCTAG
- a CDS encoding cob(I)yrinic acid a,c-diamide adenosyltransferase, with amino-acid sequence MSVHLTRIYTRTGDDGTTGLSDFSRVSKTDARLVAYADCDEANAALGVAISLGNPDERILSVLRAIQNDLFDAGADLSTPVVEDPKYPPLRITQPYIDRLEKWCDDFNEPLAPLNSFILPGGTPLAALLHTARTVARRAERSAWAAVDAHPDDTSVLPAKYLNRLSDLLFILGRVANPEGDILWRPGGEATSAGQEH; translated from the coding sequence GTGAGTGTGCACCTGACGCGGATTTACACGCGGACCGGCGATGACGGAACGACCGGGCTCAGCGATTTCTCGCGGGTCTCCAAGACTGATGCCCGACTGGTCGCCTACGCCGACTGTGATGAGGCGAACGCCGCACTCGGTGTCGCGATCTCGCTCGGCAATCCCGATGAGCGCATCCTGAGTGTGTTGCGCGCCATCCAGAACGATCTCTTCGACGCGGGCGCGGATCTGTCGACCCCGGTGGTCGAGGACCCCAAGTATCCGCCGCTGCGCATCACCCAGCCGTATATCGACCGCCTCGAAAAGTGGTGCGATGACTTCAATGAGCCTCTGGCACCGTTGAATTCGTTCATTCTGCCCGGTGGCACACCGCTTGCGGCGTTGCTGCACACCGCGCGCACGGTGGCCCGACGCGCCGAGCGTTCGGCGTGGGCCGCGGTCGACGCGCACCCCGACGACACCAGCGTGCTCCCGGCGAAATACCTGAACCGCCTCTCCGACCTGCTGTTCATTCTGGGCCGGGTGGCCAACCCGGAAGGCGACATCCTCTGGCGGCCGGGCGGAGAGGCCACGAGCGCGGGACAGGAGCACTAG
- a CDS encoding DUF3817 domain-containing protein, whose protein sequence is MDIFDLSTVAKRVRFLGILEAITWVFLLTGSVLKRLPEPITWPVMVFGMLHGLVFVLYAINCLLASREFEWPGKTTGLALLSAVVPFSSLFFERWAIRTGQLGELSEAAAPAAARS, encoded by the coding sequence GTGGATATCTTCGATCTGAGCACGGTCGCGAAGCGGGTTCGATTCCTGGGCATTCTGGAAGCCATCACCTGGGTGTTCCTGTTGACCGGTTCGGTGCTCAAGCGACTGCCGGAACCGATCACCTGGCCCGTGATGGTCTTCGGCATGCTGCACGGACTCGTCTTCGTCCTGTACGCCATCAATTGCCTGCTCGCCTCGCGTGAGTTCGAATGGCCGGGCAAGACCACCGGACTGGCGCTGCTGTCCGCGGTCGTTCCGTTCTCCAGCCTGTTCTTCGAGCGCTGGGCCATCCGCACCGGTCAACTCGGCGAATTGAGTGAGGCCGCGGCCCCCGCCGCCGCCCGTTCGTGA
- a CDS encoding rhomboid family intramembrane serine protease: MEVGIDGQESIVAIVEQTAATRTGWRRLFLPVTYGYAALLISVTVLLSILSEATQTRVILHASTNLSNLLRGHFATLFSSAFVIDDLQSAAVIIPLLACLLALAELRFGALRLLRIFIVGHIGATVLVALGLWVAVSANWLPQEVTKVSDVGVSYGAMALIGAFIALVPSRWKPTWAITWLAVAVAGVAMGRTFTNVGHLLAFSIGLLAGYRVLRRGRAELPRLNTWEGGLLAAASALGYIMLVG; the protein is encoded by the coding sequence ATGGAAGTAGGCATCGACGGACAGGAGAGCATTGTGGCGATCGTTGAGCAGACCGCGGCCACTCGTACCGGGTGGCGTCGCCTGTTCCTGCCGGTCACCTATGGGTATGCGGCCCTGCTGATTTCGGTGACGGTGCTGCTGTCCATCCTCTCCGAGGCCACCCAGACCCGGGTGATCCTGCATGCCAGTACGAATCTGAGCAATCTGCTGCGCGGTCACTTCGCCACGCTGTTCTCCAGCGCCTTCGTCATCGATGATCTGCAGAGCGCCGCGGTGATCATTCCGCTGCTGGCCTGTCTGCTCGCGCTCGCGGAGTTGAGGTTCGGCGCGCTGCGCCTGCTGCGCATTTTCATCGTCGGCCATATCGGCGCGACCGTACTGGTGGCGCTCGGCCTGTGGGTGGCGGTGTCGGCGAATTGGCTGCCGCAGGAGGTCACCAAGGTCTCCGATGTCGGCGTCAGTTATGGCGCAATGGCTTTGATCGGCGCGTTCATCGCATTGGTTCCGTCCCGCTGGAAGCCCACCTGGGCGATTACCTGGCTGGCGGTCGCGGTGGCCGGTGTGGCGATGGGGCGCACGTTCACCAATGTCGGTCACCTGCTGGCGTTTTCGATCGGTCTGCTGGCCGGTTATCGGGTGCTGCGCCGCGGTCGTGCCGAGTTGCCGAGGTTGAATACCTGGGAGGGCGGTCTGCTGGCCGCGGCCTCAGCGCTCGGCTACATCATGCTGGTCGGTTAA
- the mce gene encoding methylmalonyl-CoA epimerase, with protein MSNTENTEFIPAEYITAIDHVGIAVPDLDTAVAWYRDNLGMVEAHREINEAQAVHEAMLSYAGAPAGTVALQLLAPLNETSTIAKFIDRNGPGLQQLAYRVTDIEAVSTFLRSRGLRLLYDAPRAGTASSRINFIHPKDAGGVLVELVEPAAKTTH; from the coding sequence GTGAGCAACACCGAGAACACCGAATTCATCCCCGCCGAATACATCACCGCCATCGACCATGTCGGCATCGCTGTCCCCGATCTCGATACGGCGGTCGCTTGGTACCGGGACAATCTCGGGATGGTGGAGGCACATCGCGAGATCAATGAGGCGCAGGCCGTGCACGAAGCCATGCTGTCCTATGCGGGCGCCCCGGCCGGCACCGTTGCCCTGCAGTTGCTGGCCCCCCTGAACGAGACCTCCACCATCGCCAAGTTCATCGACCGAAACGGGCCTGGCCTGCAGCAGCTCGCATACCGAGTCACCGATATCGAGGCTGTCTCCACATTTCTGCGTTCACGGGGCTTGCGTTTGCTGTACGACGCCCCCCGCGCCGGTACAGCGAGTTCGCGCATCAACTTCATCCACCCGAAGGATGCTGGCGGTGTGCTGGTCGAACTCGTCGAACCGGCGGCGAAAACTACCCACTAG
- a CDS encoding TIGR03086 family metal-binding protein, translated as MNSLTYDALLADGPALIALDERAVRTSIDLVSRLTAADLDAPTPCAGWNLRDLLEHLIIQHYGFAAASRGVDTLALWKPSPLSPDPIAEYRAAATHVLSAFALDGVLERDFPLPEIRAGIVIPAPFAISFHFVDYVVHSWDMARTLGLPVEFDDEVIEAALLVAQAVPGGDIRTQPGAAFAPEVILPDGSGLDRVLALLGRSPSWPH; from the coding sequence ATGAATTCACTGACGTACGACGCACTGCTCGCCGATGGGCCGGCCCTGATCGCCCTGGACGAACGCGCGGTGCGCACCAGCATCGATCTGGTCTCCCGGTTGACCGCCGCCGACCTGGACGCCCCCACCCCCTGTGCGGGCTGGAATCTCCGGGACCTCCTGGAACACTTGATCATTCAGCATTACGGCTTCGCCGCCGCCTCGCGTGGCGTGGATACCCTCGCGCTCTGGAAGCCGAGCCCGCTCAGCCCGGATCCGATCGCCGAATACCGCGCCGCCGCCACGCATGTGCTGTCGGCCTTCGCCCTGGACGGCGTACTGGAGCGGGACTTTCCGCTACCGGAGATCCGTGCGGGCATCGTCATTCCCGCACCGTTCGCGATCAGCTTCCACTTCGTGGACTATGTGGTGCACTCCTGGGATATGGCAAGGACTTTGGGGCTGCCCGTCGAGTTCGATGATGAGGTGATCGAGGCGGCGCTACTGGTCGCGCAGGCGGTGCCGGGCGGCGATATCCGCACTCAGCCGGGCGCGGCCTTCGCCCCCGAGGTGATCCTCCCGGATGGTTCAGGGCTCGATCGGGTGCTCGCGCTGCTGGGCCGCTCGCCGAGCTGGCCGCACTGA
- a CDS encoding tetratricopeptide repeat protein gives MSGAVDLSSLKQQPVTDVPGDHAVTEADFETKVLRRSAQVPVVVALYSQRSPGSIELVKLLEQLSLDNGGEWELATIEAEANMRIAQAFGVQGIPTVVAVAAGQPLADFTGNQPEAQVRQWLSAVVDAVRGKLPGVGAAEGEAEIPEDPRFVAAEEALERGDFATAEAAYKAILNAEPANVEAKAALRQVQFIARVQEIDPATIAKADGDPADLDAALAASDLEMFNQEPQAAFDRLIALIKRTAGDDRTRVRTHLLELFELFDPAEPIIIAARRKLAAALY, from the coding sequence ATGTCCGGCGCGGTGGACCTGTCCAGCTTGAAGCAGCAGCCGGTGACGGATGTGCCCGGCGACCATGCGGTCACCGAGGCCGATTTCGAGACCAAGGTGCTGCGCCGTTCCGCCCAGGTGCCGGTGGTGGTGGCGCTGTATTCGCAGCGCAGCCCGGGCAGTATCGAATTGGTGAAGCTGCTCGAGCAGTTGTCTCTCGACAATGGCGGCGAGTGGGAGCTGGCCACCATCGAGGCCGAGGCGAATATGCGGATCGCGCAGGCCTTCGGTGTGCAGGGCATTCCCACGGTGGTGGCGGTGGCCGCCGGTCAGCCGCTGGCGGACTTCACCGGTAATCAGCCCGAGGCGCAGGTGCGGCAGTGGTTGTCGGCCGTGGTGGACGCGGTGCGCGGCAAGCTGCCCGGTGTCGGTGCGGCCGAGGGTGAGGCGGAGATTCCGGAGGATCCGCGTTTCGTCGCGGCCGAGGAGGCTTTGGAGCGTGGCGATTTCGCCACCGCGGAGGCCGCGTACAAGGCCATCCTGAATGCCGAGCCCGCGAATGTTGAGGCCAAGGCGGCGCTGCGTCAGGTGCAGTTCATCGCGCGCGTGCAGGAGATCGATCCGGCGACGATCGCCAAGGCCGATGGCGATCCGGCGGATCTGGATGCCGCGCTGGCCGCATCGGATCTGGAGATGTTCAATCAGGAGCCGCAGGCGGCGTTCGATCGTTTGATCGCGTTGATCAAGCGCACCGCCGGTGATGATCGCACCCGGGTGCGCACGCATCTGCTGGAGTTGTTCGAGCTGTTCGACCCGGCGGAGCCGATCATTATCGCCGCGCGTCGTAAGCTGGCCGCCGCCCTGTACTGA
- a CDS encoding F0F1 ATP synthase subunit epsilon — protein sequence MADMSVDLVAVERLLWSGRAKFVSAQTTEGEIGILAGHEPLLGQLVEAGTVTIVSDSDERIVAAVHGGFFSVTGTSVRVLAESADFSGDIDEAAAKAVLADADASPEAQAKAQGRLRAVEKAAQG from the coding sequence ATGGCGGATATGTCAGTTGATCTGGTCGCCGTTGAGCGACTGCTGTGGTCGGGCCGGGCGAAGTTCGTCTCGGCCCAGACCACGGAGGGCGAGATCGGCATCCTCGCCGGCCACGAACCGCTGCTCGGTCAGCTGGTCGAAGCCGGCACGGTGACCATCGTGTCCGACAGCGACGAGCGCATTGTCGCGGCCGTGCACGGCGGATTCTTCTCGGTCACCGGCACTTCGGTGCGAGTGCTCGCCGAATCCGCTGATTTCTCGGGCGATATCGACGAGGCGGCCGCCAAGGCCGTGCTCGCCGATGCGGACGCCAGCCCGGAGGCGCAGGCCAAGGCTCAGGGCCGACTGCGCGCCGTGGAGAAGGCCGCACAGGGCTAA